GCTATATGTGTACTTGCTCATTTAGTAGTAATTTCTCACTTTTGTGGTGTACGTTTTCCTCTTTTTACTTGAAGAAGTCTCGTCTATTCAATACACTTCCTTTCACTAGTGATttatagtagtagtagtagtggtaCTCTCTATGAGTTGCTCTAGTCTTCAATCTTTACTTCTTCTCGATCAtctaatttctttctttcttcattcATTCATCGTCTATAGAGAGAAAGAACAAAACTTTCTTTTTTGGTTATTTTCcgtggcttaatcttaaatggAAGTGTTCTCATATCTATGTCAGtatctatatatatatgtctATAGTTTCTAGTTAGTTATACTAGGTTACTGTGTATGTTTTGGTGCATGTTCTAGTTCATTTTATGCATCCATTTTGACAAATTATCATTTTCCTTCTCACTATAGACTTTTCGGCATTCATTACTTTCTATCGGTTCACCGGTCTTTATGGAAGATATGTTCTATGGAATGAATTCTACTGCTCCGACCTTCACTTCGGTATTAGAAGGTTTTTGTGAGAATAATAGTGTCAGTAACAATGATAACGATCATCAACTAATGTTGGAAGAATCTTTGAGAATGCTGATCAGCACAGAGACATCAATGATCGTTGGATCTAATGATCACAATGATGAGGTATATGATGCTATCAAAGCAAAGATTGCTAGTCATCCTCTTTATCCAAGCTTGGTACACGCCTTCTTACAATGTCGTAAGGTATGCATACATTTACCACCATATTCATTCCGATCTAGCCAGGTAAAATAGGAGAATGAAAACACAATCGTTTTGTTTTACAGGTCGGGGCACCACCAGAGACATGTTCGCTTATTGACAAGGTCTCCatccagcagcaacaacaacgtgCTTTTATTACTACCGGTGATAATTACCATGACCCTACCGCTAGCCCAGATTCTGAACTCGACCAATTCATGGTACTAAACGACCAATTCATTTTTGTGCAAATATTTCTATGTTGTTTAGGCAGTTACATGGACTTCTGCCGTTAATAAACCTCCGTCTTCGCAATATTTAGATTTCTACTAcaacttttttattttcttgttgtttGTTTGATAAATGCAATCTTATTACAGGAATTATACTGCCTGGTTTTACGCAATTACAAGGATGAATTGTCCAAGCCATTCAAGGAAGCAACGACTTTCTTGACCGATATCGAAAGACAGCTTAGTACACTGCTACTTTATAGTGACACTACATCAACCACCTTGACAACTACTACTGCTACTTCTTCCTTCAATTATCCTCCGGGTATGAAATAGTACCAGTACTCCACATTTTTTATCTACTCTAATTTCTTTTTACTGCTATTTATATGTGATGTTAAGGTTGAGGTCCATAGTTGAACAGTTTTGTTTTCTGCGAGACTATAAAGGTATCGATTACGACTGAAGAGGTGTCGGTTAGTTTTCCTTTAATGTACACAGAATGAATTAACCAGTAAAATGGGAGCCATAGAACCCCATTTTTTGCGTCTTATATATATATGACTGCCCGTATCCCTCGGCTCCCACAGTGTCAAGTATGAATGACGTTGCTATCGCCATCAAAGGCATCTCTCTCAATCTCTCAGTACTCTTTAATGCATATGGTCATTCACTCCATTACAAAAGATAGGTTCCTATCTTGGGTCCATGGCCAGTCCCATCTAGCTAGTTTATATTTTTTGGCCATACAAACAAGATAAAAGATGCTTTTTGGGTGCTTAATTCCTCCATATATCTATAAGTGCGACGATACTTACATCTATATCTTGCCCAGTATTTTACTTTATTGACAACTTAAATCCTGATTCAAATACTATATTCTAGAAAATAAGTTTTAATATTGTTAATGGTGAAAATATAAAATTTAGAGCAGTAGTGGGAGGGTCTTTAATTACGTTATATACTAGCTAATGAATGATTATGGTTTTTCTTGTTTGTGTTTTTAATAGCAACTACCACAATGTCTTCGGAAGAACAAAGCTGTTATTCTTTGGAAGCATCAAAAAGTGGTACCAGTGAATTAAATGCTATGTCGTGTATGTACATCGGGGCGGATAGGGGACTTAAAGACATCCTCCTGAACAAGTACGGTGGTTATCTTTGTGATCTCAGGAAAGAATTTaccaagaaaagaaagaaagcaa
This DNA window, taken from Papaver somniferum cultivar HN1 chromosome 3, ASM357369v1, whole genome shotgun sequence, encodes the following:
- the LOC113358138 gene encoding homeobox protein knotted-1-like 1 isoform X1, translating into MDHQFMIDDEKKTFRHSLLSIGSPVFMEDMFYGMNSTAPTFTSVLEGFCENNSVSNNDNDHQLMLEESLRMLISTETSMIVGSNDHNDEVYDAIKAKIASHPLYPSLVHAFLQCRKVGAPPETCSLIDKVSIQQQQQRAFITTGDNYHDPTASPDSELDQFMELYCLVLRNYKDELSKPFKEATTFLTDIERQLSTLLLYSDTTSTTLTTTTATSSFNYPPATTTMSSEEQSCYSLEASKSGTSELNAMSCMYIGADRGLKDILLNKYGGYLCDLRKEFTKKRKKAKLPKDSRTTLLDWWKTHSRWPYPTEEEKMKLIEETGLDHKQITNWFINQRKRHWKPSEDPHFHRLLSS
- the LOC113358138 gene encoding homeobox protein knotted-1-like 1 isoform X2, with the protein product MEDMFYGMNSTAPTFTSVLEGFCENNSVSNNDNDHQLMLEESLRMLISTETSMIVGSNDHNDEVYDAIKAKIASHPLYPSLVHAFLQCRKVGAPPETCSLIDKVSIQQQQQRAFITTGDNYHDPTASPDSELDQFMELYCLVLRNYKDELSKPFKEATTFLTDIERQLSTLLLYSDTTSTTLTTTTATSSFNYPPATTTMSSEEQSCYSLEASKSGTSELNAMSCMYIGADRGLKDILLNKYGGYLCDLRKEFTKKRKKAKLPKDSRTTLLDWWKTHSRWPYPTEEEKMKLIEETGLDHKQITNWFINQRKRHWKPSEDPHFHRLLSS